One Halolamina litorea genomic window carries:
- a CDS encoding hydantoinase B/oxoprolinase family protein: protein MSADPEAGATTEVDPVTLEVVRNGCVAVAEEMNANLVRTGYSPNIKERRDCSCALFDARGEMVSQAENMPVHLGAMPFSVAAAVDAFEGELGPGDAVLLNDPFRGGAHLPDLTLVSPVFDPETLDSEGEPRLIAYAANRAHHADIGGSTAGSVAADSTEIYQEGLRIPPVKLFEGGEVNEDVLEMVLANVRTPDERRGDIRAQEAANETARDRVHGMVSEYGADTLDAAFEAVKDYSERRMRSEIEDFPDGVYEFADLLDDDGRGNEDLPVEVAVTVDGDEVGVDFAGTAPQTEGPINAVLAVTSSATYYAVRCVTDPDIPPNHGCYRPITIDAPERSLVNPEPPAAVVGGNLETSQRVTDVVLGAFATEAPERVLAACQGTMNNVTFGGTDPRGADDTDGDGKPYAFYETQGGGFGGRAGKDGMDGVHVHMSNTMNTPAEVLETAYPLRVLRYSLRPDSGGAGQFRGGLGLRRDIEVRGHTARFSLLADRQQNAPYGLAGGESGECGAAYLYEDSVAYAAEDDADVDTGEKLPQKSVHDLDPGSVVSIRTPGAGGYGDPDERSPSALARDRRLGKLTAEAARERYAVDDRSVSELESHDDGDPSEFGE from the coding sequence ATGAGCGCCGACCCCGAGGCGGGTGCCACCACCGAGGTCGACCCCGTCACGCTCGAAGTGGTCCGGAACGGCTGTGTGGCCGTCGCCGAGGAGATGAACGCCAACCTCGTCCGGACGGGCTACTCGCCGAACATCAAGGAGCGCCGGGACTGTTCCTGTGCGCTGTTCGACGCCCGCGGCGAGATGGTGAGCCAAGCCGAGAACATGCCGGTCCACCTCGGCGCGATGCCGTTCTCAGTCGCGGCGGCCGTCGACGCCTTCGAGGGGGAACTGGGCCCGGGCGACGCGGTCCTGCTGAACGACCCGTTCCGCGGCGGCGCCCACCTCCCGGACCTCACCCTCGTCTCGCCGGTGTTCGACCCCGAGACACTCGACAGTGAGGGGGAGCCCCGGCTGATCGCCTACGCGGCCAACCGCGCCCACCACGCCGACATCGGCGGTTCGACGGCGGGCAGCGTCGCCGCCGACTCGACGGAGATCTACCAGGAGGGCCTGCGTATCCCGCCGGTCAAACTGTTCGAGGGCGGCGAGGTCAACGAGGACGTACTGGAGATGGTGCTCGCCAACGTCCGGACGCCCGACGAGCGCCGCGGGGACATCCGGGCACAGGAGGCCGCAAACGAGACCGCCCGCGACCGCGTCCACGGGATGGTCAGTGAGTACGGTGCCGACACGCTCGATGCGGCCTTCGAGGCGGTGAAGGACTACTCAGAGCGCCGGATGCGAAGCGAGATCGAGGACTTCCCCGACGGCGTCTACGAGTTCGCTGACCTGCTCGACGACGACGGCCGCGGGAACGAGGACCTCCCCGTCGAAGTCGCGGTCACCGTCGACGGCGACGAGGTCGGCGTCGACTTCGCCGGCACGGCGCCCCAGACCGAGGGGCCGATCAACGCCGTGCTCGCGGTCACCTCCTCGGCGACGTACTACGCCGTCCGGTGTGTGACCGACCCGGACATCCCGCCGAACCACGGCTGCTACCGACCGATCACGATCGACGCCCCCGAGCGGAGTCTGGTCAACCCCGAGCCCCCCGCGGCCGTCGTCGGCGGCAACCTCGAAACGAGCCAGCGCGTGACCGACGTGGTGCTGGGCGCTTTCGCGACGGAGGCGCCCGAGCGCGTGCTCGCGGCCTGTCAGGGAACGATGAACAACGTCACCTTCGGGGGGACGGACCCGCGCGGCGCCGACGACACGGACGGCGACGGGAAGCCCTACGCCTTCTACGAGACCCAGGGCGGTGGCTTCGGTGGCCGTGCTGGCAAGGACGGGATGGACGGGGTCCACGTCCACATGAGCAACACCATGAACACGCCCGCGGAGGTACTGGAGACGGCCTACCCGCTCCGAGTGCTTCGCTACTCGCTCCGACCGGATTCGGGCGGTGCCGGGCAGTTCCGTGGGGGACTGGGCCTCCGTCGGGACATCGAGGTCCGGGGGCACACGGCCCGCTTCAGCCTGCTCGCCGACCGTCAGCAGAACGCCCCCTACGGGCTGGCGGGTGGCGAGTCGGGCGAGTGTGGCGCCGCCTACCTGTACGAGGACAGCGTCGCCTACGCCGCCGAGGACGACGCCGACGTCGACACCGGGGAGAAGCTCCCCCAGAAGTCGGTCCACGACCTCGACCCCGGCAGCGTCGTCAGTATCCGCACGCCTGGTGCCGGCGGCTACGGTGACCCCGACGAGCGGTCGCCGTCGGCGCTGGCTCGGGACCGCCGGCTGGGGAAGCTCACCGCCGAGGCCGCCCGCGAGCGCTACGCGGTCGATGACCGGAGCGTGTCGGAGCTCGAGTCCCACGACGACGGGGACCCGTCCGAGTTCGGCGAGTAG
- a CDS encoding DUF7289 family protein — MFRDRRGVSETVGFVFVFSLVLLTVGTVFTIGYAGLQDARDAERINNAERAFDVLDDNIEDITVRGAPSRGTEVRLAEASIGTGESTLLSVSGYEGGSLAFSTGNYTLDPVVYESGDTRIRYSGNALTRIQPAGSVALSEPDFVLSERRAIIPVVELSVEDRSIAGSRTVLIRSQRRLRTVEVDDTDVDRLEIALSSPVADRWESYLSGAGMSCSRPGGADDPRVVCETTDLDRVQVVHFELAVTFG, encoded by the coding sequence GTGTTCCGTGACCGACGGGGTGTGAGCGAGACGGTCGGCTTCGTCTTCGTCTTCTCGCTGGTGTTGCTTACCGTCGGGACCGTCTTCACCATCGGCTACGCGGGCCTGCAGGACGCCCGTGACGCCGAGCGGATCAACAACGCCGAGCGTGCTTTCGACGTCCTCGACGACAACATCGAGGACATCACCGTCCGCGGCGCTCCCAGCCGCGGCACGGAGGTCAGGCTGGCCGAGGCCAGCATCGGGACGGGGGAGTCGACCCTGCTCAGCGTCTCGGGCTACGAGGGTGGCTCACTGGCGTTCTCGACGGGTAACTACACGCTCGACCCCGTGGTGTACGAGTCCGGCGACACCCGGATCCGCTACTCCGGGAACGCGCTGACGCGCATCCAGCCGGCTGGGTCCGTGGCGCTCTCGGAGCCCGATTTCGTCCTCTCGGAGCGCCGCGCGATCATCCCCGTCGTCGAACTCTCCGTCGAGGACCGTTCGATCGCCGGCTCGCGGACGGTGCTGATCCGGTCCCAACGCCGGCTCCGAACCGTCGAGGTCGACGACACCGACGTGGACCGACTCGAGATCGCGCTCTCCTCGCCGGTGGCCGACCGTTGGGAGTCCTACCTCTCGGGTGCGGGTATGAGCTGTTCGCGCCCCGGCGGCGCCGACGACCCGCGGGTCGTCTGTGAGACGACGGACCTCGACCGCGTGCAGGTGGTGCACTTCGAACTGGCCGTCACCTTC